TAAGCAGCTTTCGATTTATCCGGGTAAGCGTTGTTAAACCAACTCCCCGCGTCCAATCGCTTGATTTCAGCTAATGTATGGTCCTTCACATAACCGGTTCCGTTTGTGGTACGATCTACCTTTTCATCATGCATGACAACGAGCACACCGTCTTTTGTCATCTGTACGTCCAACTCGATAAAATCTGGCTTCATCGTTTGCGCCATCTCGTAAGCTGCCATCGTATTTTCCGGCGCATAACCGGATGCGCCGCGATGCGCTACATTATATATGCTTTGTTGTTTGGCCACAACCGTTTGCATGTGCAACAAACTGATCGACATTCCTAAACAGACTGTACCAATCAAAGTACAGGAACGCTTCCATAACCGCTCCATGCATTCATCCCCCTCACGAAACCATTCTCTCTTCCTTGTTTTCTCCTGGCCATACAGAACTCCGCTTTATCATGTTGTCTAAAAACACAGTAGTTAATGCAAACATACCAGGAGAAACGCCGTGGCCTTGTTACCCCCTGTCACATAACGTAAAAGAGGGTTGGTTCTGTATCAACCATTCTCTTGAGCATATCAAAACAGGAAGGAGGAATCAGCATGTCTGCTGTATTGCGCCAACATTGCATGAGATATGTCGGCCAACGGGTAATTGCACACCATGTCGACGGAAGACTGTATCATGGGATTCTCCATTCGGTAACACACGACGGTATTTACATCCGCCCTCTGCCGGGAACCGGAGCCCGGAGAGCGACATTTGAAAACACCGATGCGGCTATAGAGTATGCCGATAACAGTGAATCAACCTCGGTGGACGCCGCTCCTGTATGGGGGGCTTTGTTTTTCATCCCGTTTGCCTTTCTTACTGGACTAGTTGCAGGTGCCGCCGCCTGGAGTTGGTGGTGGTAAAACGGAAAGGTCGGCCGATCCAAACCGCTGTGTTGCTGTTCCGCCCCCGCCGACCTTCTGATGATCCTTTTATTATCAAAGAATCGTTAGAAGCGATGCGGCAAAAATTTACTGCATCAACCGGTTTTCATTTAACAGAACAAACGATTCAACAGCAAATTCAAGCAAATGACACAATAACTATCATCGAAAAAAACGGTCGGCCGATCGGTTTTTATATGTATACGGTCTACCCGAATCGGACGATGTACTGGAGTTCATTGATCCTCGTCAACAGTGAGCAAAGCAAAGGAATCGGACGGCAGGTGGTACAACACATTGACAGGGAAGCCGCAAAGCTTGGGGTTCGGCTGATTGAGGGGCATGTACAGATAACCAACCAAAAAGCGCTTGCATTCTGGCTTCAGAACGGATTTCAAATCGATTCTCCCCCAATCAATGGCAATATCGCGATCAGTAAAATTGTCCGTATCGAGTAGGCCCATGAATTAATTCATGGGTCTCTCACAGAACCGTACGTGCGGGTCATCGCATACGGCTCTTCCGCGATTATCCCCGCTGGGGATGAAGTTCATTGTAAATGTCGATCAGACTGCATAGACCGATATCCTTGAACCAAGTGTTCGGCAAATCAAAATTTACATGTGCTTCCCGTGAACTTCTCCATGCTGTCATTCTCAGCCGGGGAAGTTCATTTCCTTTCCAACCTCTGCACCTCCTCTCCCGGTGCAGTTTCCGTGTTTTCTTCCAGCTGCGGAGCTGCACCATACGTAGTCTTCTCCGAATCCATGCATCATATCGGGTGAATATCTTCTTCGCATCGCTACGCCCGAAGTAGTTCCCCCAACCTCTGATGTATGGATTCAGTTTCTTCTTGACCAGCTGCTCTACGTTGACCGTTTGGTTCCGACGTGTGATCTCCCGAACCCGTTCCTCAAACTTCTTGATCGCTTTGGTCGATGGGGTTATCCAACCCCCTGGTTTAAATTCATGTCCCAGAAATTTAAACGATTCTGTCCTTGAATCTACAATTCAGGTTGTCTCCGGGTATATTTTCAACCCCAGTGTTCCTTAAAGAAATCGACCCCCCCTCGCAGGACACGCTCCGCTCCTTTTCGGGTGCGGCAACATATGACGAAGTCATATGCATACCGCGTCATTCGATATCCGCGTTCCTCCATCAAGGCATCCAACAGGTGCAAGTAAATATTCGCCAAAAGCGGACTGATGACCCCGCCTTGCGGACACCCGGCCTCATTGAGATAAAAGCTTCCGCCATCCATGATTCCCGATGTCAGAAACGATTCCAATAGACGGATCACACTTCCATCCACCACTTCTTCCCGCACTTGCGGCATCAGTTTGTCATGCGGGATCGTGTCGAAGTACGATTTCAGGTCAGCGTCAATCACGTAACGATAGCCATCCAGCAGGTCTCTGCGGATTTGCTCGATCGCCATGTGAGCGCTTCGGTTCGGTCGGAATCCAAAGCTGCGGTCCAGAAATTTGGCTTCAAAGATCGGTTCGAGAATTCGCTTTGCCGCCGCTTGCACGACTCGTCTCCCACGGTAGGTAAGCCTAAAGGCCGCTTCGTACCATCCTCTTTGTCGATGTACTCGCGGCGCACCGGTTTCGGGCGGTACGTTTTCGTTTGCAGGGCCTGCTGAAGCATTCTTAAGTTATGCTCCCACTCGGACTCAAATACTTTAATGGTCACTGCGCTGCCAAGCGCACAACAAATAACCCCGATATAGCTCGGGGTTATCGTCTTGCTTATAGCGCTCCTTTACGAGGAAAGCAACATTTTTTGCAGTATCTTTTCGCCTTCTTTATAAATGTCACCCGCGCCCATCGTTAAAAAGATATGGTCTTCCATCTGCTCGCTCATCTGCTCCAGCCAGGGAATAATTTCCGATTTCGGAATATAGGTGACACGCGGATGATGTTTCTTCGTCTCCTCCACCAATTCCAAAATATCTACCAGTTTCTCTTTTTCACGCTCAGATGCAAAAATGTCTGTTAACACTACCCAGTCAGCCGCCTGAAAAGACTGCGCAAATTCATGCAACAAGCGTTTGGTTCGTGAATAGGTATGCGGTTGAAAAATGGAAACCACGTTTGCATTCGGATAATTTTCCTTTACTGCATGCAGCGTAACACGAATTTCTGTCGGATGGTGCGCATAATCATCATAGACAAGGTGGTGCTTCAAATGGCCCTTCAATTCCAACCGCCGTTTGACCCCCGCATAACCGGACAATGTCTCCTGTAAAATATCAAACTGGATATCATAGTACAATCCCAAACAGACCATCGCCAGTGCGTTTTGGATATTGTGTTCACCAATTAACGGTGTAACCATGTCTCCCATGTATTTGCCGAATGCATAAACGGCGAATTTGCCCATTCCTTTTTTGACCGCGTATACATCATTTTCCTGAGATAAACCGTACGTCACCATTTGACAGTTGGCACGCAGGTTGCGAGCCAAATTATCCCCACAGACCACCAGCAAACCGTCTTCTGGCAAACGATTTGCACACTCCTGAAATGCATCGAACGTGTCGCGAATATCCTTGAAGTAGTCAGGATGGTCGAAATCGATGTTGGTAACCACCATCACCTTGCCCGTATAGTTCAGGAAATGACGCTTGTATTCGCATGCCTCAACCACCAAATAGTTTCCTCGTCCGTATCGGGCATTGTTATTCAACGTCTCAATATACGAACCCACCACAATTGTCGGATCCATGTCCGCGTTCATTAAGAGTGAACCAATCAAACCCGTGGTGGTTGTTTTTCCATGCGTTCCCGTGATCAAAATCGACTCGTATTCTTTTGTCAGTTCGCCTAACATCATCGGATAGGTAAGTACCGGAATATTCCTTTCGTTAGCCGCTTTGATTTCCACATGATTGCTTCCGTATGCGGCTGACGCGCATACAATATCAACTTGCTGCACATTCTTTTCATGAAAGGGAAGGACTTCTATTCCCGCCTTATACAACAGCTTATCAGTAAAAAACGATTCTTCCACGTCGCTGCCGGTGATCGAATGCCCCTTCTGTTTGTAAATTTGAGCCAGCGAGCTCATTCCCGAACCTTTCACGCCAGTAAAATGGATCCTCATTCCGACGTCCTCCACCAAATCTAGATATCATCGTATTTAGTTTGCCCTTCTCCCCTTTAATTTACAAGGGTCTTTTTTCCCGATTCGGGGGAATTTGGCCTATTTTCAGCTGGTAATTTGTTACAAGGGTCGAATACCCAGTATTATACTATACGAATCTACTGCTTAATGCTCCTGGGCATTAGGCAG
The sequence above is a segment of the Effusibacillus dendaii genome. Coding sequences within it:
- the murC gene encoding UDP-N-acetylmuramate--L-alanine ligase encodes the protein MRIHFTGVKGSGMSSLAQIYKQKGHSITGSDVEESFFTDKLLYKAGIEVLPFHEKNVQQVDIVCASAAYGSNHVEIKAANERNIPVLTYPMMLGELTKEYESILITGTHGKTTTTGLIGSLLMNADMDPTIVVGSYIETLNNNARYGRGNYLVVEACEYKRHFLNYTGKVMVVTNIDFDHPDYFKDIRDTFDAFQECANRLPEDGLLVVCGDNLARNLRANCQMVTYGLSQENDVYAVKKGMGKFAVYAFGKYMGDMVTPLIGEHNIQNALAMVCLGLYYDIQFDILQETLSGYAGVKRRLELKGHLKHHLVYDDYAHHPTEIRVTLHAVKENYPNANVVSIFQPHTYSRTKRLLHEFAQSFQAADWVVLTDIFASEREKEKLVDILELVEETKKHHPRVTYIPKSEIIPWLEQMSEQMEDHIFLTMGAGDIYKEGEKILQKMLLSS
- a CDS encoding reverse transcriptase domain-containing protein, translated to MQAAAKRILEPIFEAKFLDRSFGFRPNRSAHMAIEQIRRDLLDGYRYVIDADLKSYFDTIPHDKLMPQVREEVVDGSVIRLLESFLTSGIMDGGSFYLNEAGCPQGGVISPLLANIYLHLLDALMEERGYRMTRYAYDFVICCRTRKGAERVLRGGVDFFKEHWG
- a CDS encoding group II intron maturase-specific domain-containing protein, encoding MVDSRTESFKFLGHEFKPGGWITPSTKAIKKFEERVREITRRNQTVNVEQLVKKKLNPYIRGWGNYFGRSDAKKIFTRYDAWIRRRLRMVQLRSWKKTRKLHRERRCRGWKGNELPRLRMTAWRSSREAHVNFDLPNTWFKDIGLCSLIDIYNELHPQRG
- a CDS encoding GNAT family N-acetyltransferase — encoded protein: MVKRKGRPIQTAVLLFRPRRPSDDPFIIKESLEAMRQKFTASTGFHLTEQTIQQQIQANDTITIIEKNGRPIGFYMYTVYPNRTMYWSSLILVNSEQSKGIGRQVVQHIDREAAKLGVRLIEGHVQITNQKALAFWLQNGFQIDSPPINGNIAISKIVRIE